The genomic stretch GTATTTACAGCGCGGAGAAAAGACTTCAATTCCAGTCATTCCATTTTCTCCGTTTCcagttgtaaataaaagaataaaattttcttccttctaataaacattttatatcacCGTGTTCCAATTTCCAAGGGTTCCAACCATAAATAAGGTGGACCCAATTACCGTAAATCACAGGTCATTTATACAATTCGCTGTTCACTCCGAGTCACCTGTCCGATCAGTCTAAGCTACGACGTTTCCACTTCGTAAATTTTAcaccacttaaattattaagtgcagtctgaggaatctgtctactttttcaaaagtttgacCAGGCTCCAAAACCGCTTCCCTTCCGTTTCGTATTTCTTCGATTACGCCCATCGGGgacgataagaagaaattgtcCGCTGACAAGCCCAGGTCTATTTTTGCACCACAAGGGCCCAAGAGTCCAAGAATCCCAAGCATTTCGGTGAGAACGCCTGCGCAGATTTCCGACGACTGTGCTACTCCATCCAAAGCCACAGTACAGCGCATAGCTAAAAATATGGCTGCTTCAGATCTAGCGctagccaaattcatttcggtttctgacCGCTTAAGCGAATTTGAGGCTCAGATCAACACTCCGGAATCCGCAGCTCCAACTGTCACGATGCTTGGCGTCCGTCGCGACCAAGTCCGAACCCTATGGGACAAGGTTGAAAAGGAATACGATCTCTGCTCAGAGTGCCTTGTGTCAGCAGGCGAAGCGGCAGCAAGCAACATGCCTATTCTCAGGGCTAAATACAATTATTGCTATTCAGTCTATGAAAGGTGtgttgcccagctcgttgataaaatcgagcagggcacttctcagtccatcccaaccgcgaacgctgcgccccaggcctacatttcctctggctgtcggttgcctccatgcgatacagaagttttcacaggcgactatcttcgctggccgactttccgggatcttttcacagccatttatatcaataatccacggctgactccggttgaaaagttattccatttaaatgccaaaacaagtggcgacgcgcatgccatagtttcgatttcgcctctcaccaacgagggtttccgctctgcgtgggaaaacctgatagagcgtttcgaaaataaacgattgttggtaaacagtcaattgaaaatactgtttaatgtgcagtcgataccacaggaatctggggcggccttgaaggtactgcaaagtactgttcaaggttgcttgacttccttagaactgtcaggcatcaacactgagaactgggactgcctgctggtatatctgtgctcatccaagctcccgaagataactctctccttatgggagcagtcgctacataagaaagccgacATCCCGACATGGGGAGAGCTGAACACCTTCCTCACAGAACGTCATCGAACCCTAGAAGCAATCGATGATGTGAGACCGTCCGTACCGAGTCAGTCGCATTCCAAAGCGATAAACTCAAGTGGGCTctctagaaaattaaattcctacgAGGCGAAAGTGGctccaaaattgaaaagttgcgacttgtgcaacaaggagaaccatcctgtCCGTGTATGTCCGCGGTTTCTCCAAATGACGGTTGACGACCGGTCAGcctacattaaacggaagcagttATGCTTAAACTGCTTCGCAACGGGACATCAGCTTCGTGAGTGCAAAAGCactcacaattgttttacttgccgtggccggcatcacacgttgttgcaccgaaacaacctctgtttcagcaattcaagcccttcaaatcctgcaaggccaatttccgctaatcaggccaatttcgttccaaatgagcaagccggtgttcaaaattatttcgccacgggctcaagagctatccttcttggcactgccataatcaatatctcccatcttggcactaactttaaggcacgcgccctgatcgactccggatcagaagcgacattcataaccgagcgactgttcaatctaattagattaccattccaggtggttcaagcccaagtctcgggcttaaaccaaacagtagctgctcagtccaagaagctctgcagtttcaccatccgatctccgactaggcccgcgttgcagttggagacgacggcctatgtcctccctcaactagccggaaatctgccttcctacccaattccgcaaaatttccttcgggatcttcccgattttccatTGGCGGATCCAAAGTTCTATGAAAGCGCACAAATAGATGTACTTATCGGAGCCGACATCCTGCCTTCGGTGCTTCTGAGtggagcaaaaaccaacatctgtggctctctcttggggcaagagaccattttcggctgggtactaactgggccagtctcagcctcagcccaaagcagaatttcctctttttcgacacagatctcccacgcgtacgataattcactggacaaactcctcacaaaattttgggaggtggaggatataCCAACAAAGTTGGTAAAAGAATCCGATTCCATGTGCGATAAGAATTTCCTTCAAACGACCACGTGAAACGAGTGCGGCAAATATGTCGTTACTCTGCCTCTCGCGACCTAGAACATATCGGTTCCGGGCTAGGGCATTCTAGGTCTTTCGCGTTGGCTCAGTTCttaagaaatgagcagcgtcTAAAAAGAGATTGGGCCTTGAAAGCGAGATACGATTCGGTGATCCAGGAATATCTCGACTTAAAGCACATGCGACAAGTTCTTCCTACGCATGATTGCAACGCCtattatatgccacatcacGCCGTCTTAAAACCGGAAAGCGTGATTACAAAACTCCGTGTAGTGTTCAATGCCTCCAGCCCTTCATCGAATAGtaccagtttaaatgatatccttcatgccCTGTCTTACAGTCCGACTTGACCATTCAAATTCTGAAGTGGCGCTATTTCCGATACGTGTTCAGCGCCGATATCGAAAAAATGTATCGGCAGATCTGGGTAGATCCGAAACACACTCCATTCCAGCGAATACTTTTCCGTAACAATAGATGGGAAATCAGAGATTTCGAATTGAAAACAGTAACCTTTGGAGTCAATTGCGCGCCTTTCCTGGCCATCcgagtactgcagcagctgacgtagaactcagccatccaaaagctagcaatgtcattcgaaatttcatgtatgtgGATGATGTTCACGGCAGAAGCTCAGCTCATGGTGCAAGAGCTCCGAGACGCTCTGAATTCTGCCGGATTTCCATTGAGGAAATGGACCTCcaaccaaaaggaagttttagcggccattcagagcaaccatcttttaaatactgattttctcgagatcgatgcagaaagtactgccaaaaccctcggtattcgctggaaagcaacctccgacgaattcttcttcgtcccgccagagttggctatcgaaacgtcctttacaaaacgccaagtcctgtcccaaattgccaaattgttcgaccctgccggctggttagcgccgtttatcgttcgagccaaaattttcatgcaggagatttggctgcaggaacttgggtgggacgaaaacattccaaatgagcTTTGTCAGCGATGGCTGAATTTTCTTCAAAGTTATTCAGTGTTAGAGCAGATACGCATTCCACGCTGGCTATCGTTTCGTCCAGATTTCAAGGTCGAGCATCATGGCTTTTGCGATGCGTCGCAAAAGGCTTACGGGGCGGCCATATATGTCCGCGTAGAAGTGGGCAGCACCATTATGGTGCAACTCCTGACCGCGAAAACCCGGGTAGCACCAGTCAAAACGGTTTCGCTCCCAAGATTggagctgtgcggagcgttattgctttccgaaatggctgcagccatcattccgcagatgcctacgactaactccgaactttactgttggacggactccacgatagtgcttgcatggttaagcaagccagcatgccagtggaccacatttgtagccaatagggtgacgaagatcgcccaggccacaaaaacagagaattggtctcatgttcaatctgagcataatccagcagacctggcaagtagaggagtttccctccaagatctagccgatagccagttatggtggcacggaccgacttggttgcaaaatccacgcaaccaatggccaactcaggTCAACGCTCCGGTGACCGACCTGGAGAAGCGTGCTCTAAAAGTCCATCTCGCGAAAGCTCCTTCTGAAGAGTTGTTGGCACGTTTCTCCAAGCTAGAGAAAGCTCTGCGAGTCCTTGCTTATGTTTATCGCTTCATTCAGCGGTGCAGGAAGCAGACATCTCCATCTGATGTGCATCTACTGGCCACTGaaatcgccgccgccgagcggtTCCTAATTTCGAACACTCAGCGCAAAGAATTCCCTGTGGAATATCACTGCCTAAGTGAAAAGCGTCCagtgccaagttcaagtgccaTCCTAAGCATGAACCCGTTTCTAGATCCGCAAGGACTGATCAGGGCATGCGGCCGAGTGGCGGCTTCCGAAAGCCTTCAATACAATGAACGCCATCCAGTGATTCTTCCGTATAACTGCCTGCTTTCTCGCCTCCTTGCGAATTTCACGCATCGCATAACTCTCCATGGTGGTAACCAGTTAATGGTGCGCCTCATCCGGTCGAAATACTGGATTCCGAGAATCAAGAACCTGATGAAAGCAGTGGTAAATTCGTGCAAAGTATGTGTGATCCACAAAAAGCGCTTGCAAAGCCAACTGATGGGTGTCCTGCCCAAAGAAAGAGCATCGTTCTCCCGACCATTCACGTATACTGGCATGGATTACGCCGGTCCGTTCGATATAAAGAACTATACGGGAAGAGCATGTCTTATTACAAAGGGGtatgtgttagtttttgtttgtttctccacCAAGGCCATCCACTTAGAGCCTACATCTGACTTAACGACCGAGaagtttcttgccgctttctctcgttttgtatccagaagagggtgtccacgtcaagtccagtcagacaatggcaaaacctttgttggcgctgccaccctgctttcccgcgatttccttcaagccgtaaaagagtcggtgacgaatgcctatattcatcaagagatgcaatggcaatttattcctcCGGGAGCACCCCATATGGGAGGCCTTTGGGAAGCAGGCGTAAAAAGCTTCAAGacgctattttacaaatgcacggccacacgaaaatacacgttcgaagagctctccacgctcttggcaaaaatagaagcgtgCCTTAACTCCAGGCCGCTCTCTCCTATGTCTGAAGATCCGACAGACTTGCTGGCTCTGACGCCAGGGCATTTCCTTGTCGGGGGACCCCTTATGTCCACGGTGGAACCCGAAGTAAAGGGGGAAACGAAATCCCTTCTTaatcggtggcagcatttgaaggctttccatcagcagttccgtgtgcgatggaaagaagagtacctcaaagaactccacaagcgttctaaatggcaggccccgtccaaaaatctacgcatcgatgacatggtcgtcatcaaggacgacaacttgccctctaatgagtggcggctcggcagaattgagTCTGTTTTCCCAGGAGCTGACGGCAACGTCCGTGTAGTAAACATCCGTACTGCACGTGGAGTTATTAAACGTCCAGtggcaaaagtggtgcttttgcCGACGGAGTCTTCCGAATCTCCACAATAATAGGCGCTCCTCTCGTCCTTAGTTGTAGTTCACTAGCACTAATCAtccattatttttcatttcgttttcgatctcCTCGACATTCGACTACGCGCAGCATGGCCCCTCGTCAACAAAACGCACGCAGTGCTCGTGCCgtggagagcagacgtacccgaggtattcaatcctaccgatgccgagtctgccgcggtatccatcctcttcggaagtgcgcgaggttcctaaagctcagcgctgaaaagcgtttGCGAGCAGTCCTCATTAACAAATACTGCGCCAATTGCCTCGCTCACGAGCATTCCACGGGAGACTGCCGAAGCGGTGATCGTTGCAAGAAGTGCGACCGATCCCACCACACGctgctccacatgcacgagcaGGTTAGCTCGTTGTCGCGGTCGCGAGCGCGCTCACGTCTCCAACCGGTGCCAACCCGGCAAGCAGCTTCGGCCTCGTCCCAACGTTCCCGCCGGCAcaatccgccaactcagcgTAGGAGTTCATCGCCACGACGCCCGGAATCGACCACGCCAGGCCCATCGCTCTCGTCGTTGCTGCAACGCCACAGCGTGAACATCCTTCCCACAGCGCTGGTCAAGTTGGAGACCGGgacgaagaccttcgagaccgcaGCACTGATCGATCCGTGCAGCCCCATGAGCTGCATCGACGCTTCGTTGGCGTCAGCCTTTACGCTTCCGATGACCAATGTTGGCGACGAGAAGGTCTGCACGACGACGATCCGCTCCAGGATCGACGCGAATACTAAGCTGGAGGTCGTGCTCAAGATCGAGCCCAGGGTGCGGATCCGCACACCTGTCCGGGCATTGAGCGACACCATAGTATCCAAGTACCGGGACATCATGCTGGCTGATGACCAGTTCCATCGGCCGGCTACCGTCTCCATGGTCTTAGGAGCAGATGTTTATCCTAAGGTTATCCAATCCGGATtcctgaccttcgacgagggAATGCCGGTCGCTCAGAAAACTGTGTTTGGGTGGATCGTGTCCGGTGCCTGCAGCTTGCCGTAGGATGGCTATGTTGCAACCCCAGTGATTGCAAGGGGGGCGGAATGTTCAGGTTACGGGGTgtggactgtcacccgctctccgctccctcttacgctcccCACTCGCTCTCACGCTCTCctgctcttcaccacagagtctccgaggagtctccgctgcgcttgggagaacccaactcattagaataagctttagtgtgaaataactaccacgatcaataaacgtacgcccggtcgcgcccgcgcatttacaaagtcaagtgttcgcttttctccgagtgttcaattttcagcaaactaggaaatttccaggaccagcaacccCATCACCCTAACAGTAATTTTATAATGTAATTCTAGTTTTAAGTGTTTTCCTATAAGGCAGTTAAGTtgtcaaaatttgttttttatttcatttcgtttatttagaATGTGCTGTTTCCATGTTAGTTTTGAGTCAATAGTTAGTCCAAGGAACTTGGCATATGGgtgtaataatatttgattgtcattgattttaattgcgaaGTTTTTAGGTTGTCGTTTTGTGTATATTACTTGTTGAGTTTTGTCTTTATTTATCTCTATACCCCATCTCTCAAACCAGGACACTGTTTGTGTCATGATTTGTTGTAGTGTACTTGCAGCTGTTCTTTCGCACGGACATTAACACAGTATCGTCTGCGAACTTCGCAATCATTGATCCAGGGGTAGTTGGTGCTGGAATATCGGAGGTATAAATCAGGTATAATATGGGCCCAAGCACACTACCTTGGGGAACACCCGCTGACACTGGCATAATATCTGAGCATTCATTGTCGTATTTAATATAGGAATATCTGTCCGTAATATAGCTTTGAAGGATGGTATATAGGTTATATGGTAGTATATTTCTTAGCTTATGCGGCAGTCCTTTGTGCCATACTTTGTCAAATGCTTTAGCAATGTCCAAGTACACAGCATAGCAAAACCTCTTTCTgtcaaaattattttgtgaATTACTGGATGGACCTGTTGTACAGTCGAGTGCTGCTTCCGAAAACCGATTGGTGAGGaggtattatatttttttgttttagggTTGGCTCGATTCTATTTAATAGGactttttcaaatacttttgAGAGGTCAGGTAATAATATAgctaataatataattataataatataattataataattatattaataataatataataataagctGATTGTTATGGGAAAGTACTGCAATCGAAGGATACCGTTAAACAAGTTTCTAATATAGGTGATTAAAGCGTCCGGTAGTTCTTTAAGAATTTTTCCTCCGATTAAATGATATCCGGggctttcttgtttttaatttgttttatgtgagctttaatttttgcctttgttatagttttaatttcacaatttatttgatttgtattgGAGGCTCAGCATTATCGTTGTCCATGTCATTAGTAAATGATGTTTTAAAGTGTTTAGCAAGAGTGTCtgctttttctttgtttgattttgcccatgtgttgttgtttctttttaaAGGTGGCTTGTGTATAGTTGAGTTCGTCAATTTTTTGGTCGCTTTCCACAGGGAATAATTTGTAGATAACGAAGTTCCAAGTTTG from Drosophila simulans strain w501 unplaced genomic scaffold, Prin_Dsim_3.1 Segkk87_quiver_pilon, whole genome shotgun sequence encodes the following:
- the LOC120285682 gene encoding uncharacterized protein LOC120285682; the protein is MAPRQQNARSARAVESRRTRGIQSYRCRVCRGIHPLRKCARFLKLSAEKRLRAVLINKYCANCLAHEHSTGDCRSGDRCKKCDRSHHTLLHMHEQVSSLSRSRARSRLQPVPTRQAASASSQRSRRHNPPTQRRSSSPRRPESTTPGPSLSSLLQRHSVNILPTALVKLETGTKTFETAALIDPCSPMSCIDASLASAFTLPMTNVGDEKVCTTTIRSRIDANTKLEVVLKIEPRVRIRTPVRALSDTIVSKYRDIMLADDQFHRPATVSMVLGADVYPKVIQSGFLTFDEGMPVAQKTVFGWIVSGACSLP